In the genome of Bradyrhizobium arachidis, one region contains:
- a CDS encoding DUF1467 family protein produces MAIQISTAIAIYFVIWWIALFLTLPFGVRSQHEDGVGAPGTDPGAPILTRMGRKLIWTTIISAIIYGLGMAAYHAGYLSIERLSKLMGMPF; encoded by the coding sequence ATGGCCATCCAGATATCGACCGCGATCGCGATCTACTTCGTCATCTGGTGGATCGCGCTGTTCCTGACGCTGCCGTTCGGCGTGCGCAGCCAGCATGAGGACGGCGTCGGCGCGCCCGGCACCGATCCCGGCGCCCCGATCCTGACCCGGATGGGCCGCAAGCTGATCTGGACCACGATCATCTCGGCGATCATCTACGGCCTCGGCATGGCCGCCTATCACGCCGGCTATCTTTCGATCGAGCGCCTGTCGAAATTGATGGGAATGCCGTTCTAG
- the mce gene encoding methylmalonyl-CoA epimerase, which produces MLGRLNHVAIATRDAVKAAKIYGAAFGAQISEAVPLPEHGVTTVFATLPNTKIEFIEPLGEASPIAKFLERNADGGIHHVCYEVVDIIASRDTLVKEGARVLGDGVPKIGAHGKPVLFLHPKDFSGALVEIEQA; this is translated from the coding sequence ATGCTGGGTCGCCTCAACCACGTCGCGATCGCGACCAGGGACGCGGTCAAGGCCGCGAAGATCTATGGCGCGGCATTCGGAGCGCAGATCTCGGAAGCCGTTCCGCTACCCGAGCATGGCGTCACCACGGTGTTCGCGACGCTCCCCAACACCAAGATCGAGTTCATCGAGCCGCTCGGCGAAGCCTCGCCGATCGCAAAATTCCTCGAGCGCAATGCTGACGGCGGCATCCACCATGTCTGCTACGAGGTCGTCGACATCATCGCCTCGCGCGATACGCTCGTGAAGGAGGGGGCCAGGGTGCTCGGCGACGGCGTGCCGAAGATCGGCGCCCACGGCAAGCCGGTGCTGTTCCTGCACCCCAAGGATTTTTCCGGCGCGCTGGTCGAGATCGAACAGGCATAA
- a CDS encoding ribonuclease J: MARPDELVFAPLGGVGEIGMNLSIYGLGNRHQRAWLAVDLGVSFGDEEHLPGIDLIMPDISFLEKERKNLMGLVLTHAHEDHFGAIIDLWPKLKCPIYATQFSAALFEAKCAAERNAPEIPVTVIPSGGRVDVGPFNVEFIPVAHSIPEAHALAIHTEAGTVLHTGDWKIDPTPTLGRPTDEKRLRELGEEGVLALIGDSTNAVRDGRSPSEAEVARTIIDLVKAAKGRVAVTTFASNVARIKAVADAAKAADREVVVVGRAMERVVQVARETGYLDGVQNFRSPEVYGHLPQDKVLALCTGSQGEPRAALARIANDDHPEITLNRGDSVIFSSRTIPGNEKAVGSIINNLVLQGVEVLTDRDHLVHVSGHPRRDELRDMISWVKPQLLIPVHGEALHLNEHAKLARAAGVPRVLVVRNGDLVKLGPGDPGVVGEVPSGRLYKDGTILEDSKSRAVIERRRMAFSGCAFVAIAMTEQGELADDPEVDLVGIPEKNRAGEAFDDIVFDAVMSTIEGLPRARRRDPDALGESVRRAVRAVINEHWGKKPPCLVHVLTV; the protein is encoded by the coding sequence ATGGCAAGGCCCGACGAACTGGTGTTTGCGCCGCTCGGCGGTGTCGGCGAGATCGGCATGAACCTGTCGATCTACGGCCTCGGCAACCGCCACCAGCGCGCCTGGCTGGCGGTCGATCTCGGCGTCTCCTTCGGCGACGAGGAGCATCTGCCGGGCATCGACCTGATTATGCCCGACATCAGCTTCCTGGAGAAGGAACGCAAGAACCTGATGGGCCTGGTGCTGACCCATGCCCACGAGGACCATTTCGGCGCCATCATCGACCTCTGGCCGAAGCTGAAATGCCCGATCTACGCGACGCAGTTCAGCGCCGCGCTGTTCGAGGCCAAATGCGCCGCCGAGCGCAATGCGCCGGAGATCCCGGTCACCGTGATCCCATCCGGCGGCCGCGTCGACGTCGGCCCGTTCAACGTCGAGTTCATCCCCGTCGCGCATTCCATTCCCGAAGCGCACGCGCTGGCGATCCACACCGAGGCAGGCACGGTGCTGCATACCGGCGACTGGAAGATCGACCCGACCCCGACGCTGGGACGTCCCACCGACGAGAAGCGGCTGCGGGAGCTCGGCGAGGAGGGCGTGCTCGCCTTGATCGGCGATTCCACCAACGCCGTGCGCGACGGCCGCTCGCCTTCCGAAGCCGAGGTCGCCCGGACCATCATAGACCTGGTGAAAGCCGCCAAGGGCCGCGTCGCGGTGACGACCTTTGCCTCCAATGTCGCCCGCATCAAAGCTGTCGCCGATGCTGCGAAAGCCGCCGACCGCGAGGTCGTCGTGGTCGGCCGCGCCATGGAGCGCGTGGTGCAGGTCGCGCGCGAGACCGGCTATCTCGACGGCGTGCAGAATTTCCGCTCGCCCGAGGTCTACGGCCATCTGCCGCAGGACAAGGTGCTGGCGCTCTGCACCGGCAGCCAGGGCGAGCCGCGCGCCGCGCTGGCGCGCATCGCCAATGACGACCATCCCGAGATCACGCTGAACCGCGGCGACAGCGTGATCTTCTCCTCGCGCACCATTCCCGGCAACGAGAAGGCGGTCGGCTCGATCATCAACAATCTGGTGCTCCAGGGCGTCGAGGTCCTCACCGACCGCGACCATCTGGTCCACGTCTCCGGCCACCCGCGCCGAGACGAGCTGCGCGACATGATCTCCTGGGTGAAGCCGCAGCTGCTGATCCCCGTCCATGGCGAGGCCCTGCACCTGAACGAGCACGCCAAGCTCGCGCGCGCCGCCGGCGTGCCGCGCGTCCTGGTCGTCCGCAATGGCGACCTCGTCAAGCTCGGCCCGGGCGATCCCGGCGTGGTCGGCGAGGTGCCGTCGGGCCGTCTCTACAAGGACGGCACGATCCTGGAGGACTCCAAGTCCCGCGCCGTGATCGAGCGACGCCGCATGGCGTTCTCCGGCTGCGCCTTCGTCGCCATCGCCATGACCGAGCAGGGCGAGCTCGCCGACGATCCCGAGGTCGATCTGGTCGGCATCCCCGAGAAGAACAGGGCCGGCGAGGCCTTTGACGACATCGTCTTCGACGCCGTGATGTCCACCATCGAGGGCCTGCCGCGGGCGCGCCGGCGCGATCCGGACGCGCTGGGTGAATCGGTGCGCCGCGCCGTCCGTGCCGTGATCAACGAACATTGGGGCAAAAAGCCCCCCTGTCTGGTACATGTCCTGACAGTGTAG
- a CDS encoding biotin--[acetyl-CoA-carboxylase] ligase — MAFALGPRAQSAGYKLAAFGRTGSTNTDAIEHARAGERGPMWFVTDEQTAGRGRRQRAWIAPKGNLAASILEVMDVAPAVAATLGFAAGLAQEAALEKVSLEAALRLGEGRPRYALKWPNDVLAGGKKLVGIALEAEAIGDRLAVVAGMGTNVVAAPEGTPTPAVSLAALGVQIGAEELFSALSDAWVEFRGIWDNGRGFAEIRKLWLERAAGLGERVAIHTGTMTLEGIFDTIDDTGCLIVRTAEGRLVPVAAGEVFFGPVRSVGAA; from the coding sequence ATGGCATTCGCGCTCGGTCCTCGCGCACAGTCCGCGGGCTACAAGCTCGCGGCCTTCGGACGGACCGGCTCGACCAACACCGATGCGATCGAGCACGCGCGGGCCGGCGAACGCGGCCCGATGTGGTTCGTCACGGATGAGCAGACCGCCGGCCGCGGCCGCCGCCAGCGCGCCTGGATCGCACCCAAGGGCAATCTCGCCGCCAGCATCCTCGAAGTCATGGACGTCGCCCCGGCCGTCGCCGCCACCCTCGGGTTCGCGGCCGGGCTGGCGCAGGAGGCGGCGCTGGAGAAGGTCAGCCTGGAAGCCGCCTTGCGCCTCGGCGAGGGCCGTCCCCGCTATGCCCTGAAATGGCCGAACGACGTGCTCGCCGGCGGCAAGAAGCTGGTCGGCATCGCGCTCGAGGCCGAGGCCATCGGCGACCGGCTGGCGGTCGTCGCCGGCATGGGCACCAATGTCGTCGCCGCGCCCGAGGGCACGCCGACGCCCGCGGTGTCGCTGGCCGCCCTCGGCGTCCAGATTGGCGCGGAGGAGCTGTTCTCGGCGCTGTCCGACGCCTGGGTCGAGTTCCGCGGCATTTGGGACAATGGCCGCGGCTTTGCCGAAATCCGTAAGCTGTGGCTGGAGCGCGCCGCCGGCCTTGGCGAGCGCGTCGCTATTCACACGGGAACCATGACGCTGGAAGGCATTTTTGACACCATCGACGACACCGGCTGCCTGATCGTCCGCACCGCGGAGGGCCGCCTTGTGCCGGTGGCCGCAGGCGAGGTGTTCTTCGGCCCGGTCCGCTCGGTGGGGGCTGCGTGA
- the nuoN gene encoding NADH-quinone oxidoreductase subunit NuoN codes for MSFETAGYQLAPVLPEIVLAVGAMALLMLGAYRGQGTTGAVTSLAVVLLVVVGVLAYAQPAGKQVTFGGSFIVDDFARFMKIMALIGSAATLILSAEFLSDPSRRIFEYAILVLLSTLGMMVLISAGDLISLYLGLELMSLALYVVAASNRDNAKSTEAGLKYFVLGALSSGMLLYGASLIYGFTGTVTFTGIAQAATMANVGLVFGLVFLLAGLCFKVSAVPFHMWTPDVYEGAPTPVTAFFASAPKVAALAVFTRVTLTAFPGIVSQWQQILVFVAIASMALGSFAAIGQTNIKRLMAYSSIGHMGFALVGLASGTPEGAQGVLMYIVIYVAMTLGSFSIILAMKRNGQAVEQISDFAGLSRTNPMLAFLFAMLLFSLAGVPPLAGFFGKWYVFVAAIKANLFTLAVIGVLTSVVGAYYYLSIVKTMYFDEPAGQVDPVRIEVKTVMAVTGVFNLLFALFAGPVVSVASAAAKSLF; via the coding sequence ATGAGCTTTGAGACTGCAGGTTATCAACTGGCGCCGGTGCTGCCCGAGATCGTGCTCGCGGTCGGCGCGATGGCGCTTCTGATGCTGGGAGCCTATCGCGGGCAGGGGACGACCGGCGCGGTCACCTCGCTGGCGGTCGTGCTCCTCGTCGTGGTCGGCGTGCTCGCTTACGCGCAGCCTGCCGGCAAGCAGGTGACGTTCGGCGGCAGCTTCATCGTCGACGACTTCGCCCGCTTCATGAAGATCATGGCGCTGATCGGCTCGGCCGCGACGCTGATCCTGTCGGCCGAGTTCCTGTCCGATCCGTCGCGCCGCATCTTCGAATACGCCATCCTGGTGCTGCTCTCGACGCTCGGCATGATGGTGCTGATCTCGGCCGGCGACCTGATCTCGCTCTATCTCGGCCTCGAGCTGATGTCGCTCGCGCTCTATGTCGTGGCGGCCTCGAACCGCGACAATGCCAAGTCGACCGAAGCCGGCCTGAAGTATTTCGTGCTCGGCGCGCTGTCCTCGGGCATGCTGCTCTATGGCGCTTCGCTGATCTATGGCTTCACCGGCACCGTCACCTTCACCGGCATCGCCCAGGCCGCGACGATGGCGAATGTCGGCCTGGTGTTCGGCCTGGTGTTCCTGCTCGCCGGCCTCTGCTTCAAGGTCTCGGCCGTGCCGTTCCACATGTGGACGCCTGACGTTTACGAAGGCGCGCCGACCCCGGTCACCGCCTTCTTCGCTTCGGCGCCGAAGGTGGCCGCGCTCGCCGTCTTCACCCGCGTCACGCTGACCGCATTCCCGGGCATCGTCTCGCAGTGGCAGCAGATCCTGGTGTTCGTGGCGATCGCCTCGATGGCGCTCGGCTCCTTCGCCGCGATCGGCCAGACCAACATCAAGCGCCTGATGGCCTATTCCTCGATCGGCCATATGGGTTTCGCGCTGGTCGGTCTCGCCTCCGGCACGCCGGAGGGCGCGCAAGGCGTCCTGATGTACATCGTGATCTATGTCGCGATGACGCTCGGCTCGTTCTCGATCATCCTCGCCATGAAGCGCAACGGCCAGGCGGTGGAGCAGATCAGCGATTTCGCCGGTCTGTCGCGGACCAATCCGATGCTCGCCTTCCTGTTCGCGATGCTGCTGTTCTCGCTTGCGGGCGTGCCGCCGCTCGCCGGCTTCTTCGGCAAGTGGTACGTCTTCGTCGCCGCCATCAAGGCCAATCTGTTCACGCTCGCCGTCATCGGCGTGCTGACCAGCGTCGTCGGCGCCTACTACTATCTCTCGATCGTCAAGACGATGTATTTCGACGAGCCGGCCGGCCAGGTCGACCCGGTTCGGATCGAGGTGAAGACGGTGATGGCGGTCACAGGGGTATTCAACCTGCTGTTCGCGCTGTTTGCGGGTCCGGTGGTGAGCGTCGCCTCCGCCGCGGCAAAGTCGCTGTTCTAG
- a CDS encoding NADH-quinone oxidoreductase subunit M, producing the protein MTTWPILSVTTFLPLVGALIVYLSRGDDEAAKRNSRWIALWTTLITFAVSVILVLRFDPSSADFQFVEKASWLATGITYHMGVDGISLPLLILTTAVMPFCIIASWKAITSRVREYMMAFLILETLMIGTFSALDLVLFYLFFEGGLIPMFLIIGIWGGPRRVYASFKFFLYTFLGSVLMLLAIMALYWNGGTTDIPTLMHTAVPRSLQTWAWLAFFASFAVKMPMWPVHTWLPDAHVEAPTAGSVVLAAILLKMGGYGFLRFSLPMFPLASHDFAPLIFTLSAIAIIYTSLVALMQEDMKKLIAYSSVAHMGFVTMGIFAGTMQGVAGGMFQMISHGIVSGALFLCVGIVYDRMHTREIAAYGGLVNRMPLYAMTFMVFTMANVGLPGTSGFVGEFMTLLGTFKVSIPTAFFATFGVILSAAYALWLYRKVVFGALVKPSLMSMKDLTLRECVTLFPMIALTILFGVYPKPVLDMSAASVQQLVNNYNTAVTAVKAAALLQ; encoded by the coding sequence ATGACAACCTGGCCCATCCTTTCGGTTACGACGTTTCTGCCGCTGGTCGGCGCGCTGATCGTCTATCTCAGCCGCGGCGATGACGAGGCGGCCAAGCGCAACTCGCGCTGGATTGCGCTCTGGACCACGCTGATCACCTTCGCGGTGTCGGTGATCCTGGTGTTGCGCTTCGATCCCTCGAGCGCCGACTTCCAGTTCGTCGAGAAGGCGAGCTGGCTCGCCACCGGCATCACCTACCACATGGGCGTCGACGGCATCTCGCTGCCGCTGCTGATCCTGACCACCGCCGTGATGCCGTTCTGCATCATCGCGAGCTGGAAGGCGATCACGAGCCGCGTCCGCGAATACATGATGGCGTTCCTGATCCTGGAAACGCTGATGATCGGCACCTTCTCGGCGCTCGATCTCGTGCTGTTCTACCTGTTCTTCGAGGGCGGCCTGATCCCGATGTTCCTGATCATCGGCATTTGGGGCGGTCCGCGCCGGGTCTACGCTTCCTTCAAGTTCTTCCTCTACACCTTCCTCGGCTCGGTCCTGATGCTGCTCGCCATCATGGCGCTGTACTGGAACGGCGGCACCACTGATATTCCGACCCTGATGCACACCGCCGTGCCGCGGTCGTTGCAGACCTGGGCCTGGCTGGCGTTCTTCGCCTCCTTCGCGGTGAAGATGCCGATGTGGCCGGTGCACACCTGGCTGCCCGACGCGCACGTCGAGGCACCGACCGCGGGCTCGGTGGTCCTCGCCGCGATCCTGCTGAAGATGGGAGGCTACGGCTTCCTGCGCTTCTCGCTGCCGATGTTCCCGCTGGCCTCGCACGACTTCGCGCCGCTGATCTTCACGCTCTCGGCCATCGCCATCATCTACACCTCGCTGGTGGCGCTGATGCAGGAGGACATGAAGAAGCTGATCGCGTACTCCTCGGTCGCGCATATGGGCTTCGTCACCATGGGCATCTTCGCCGGCACCATGCAGGGTGTCGCCGGCGGCATGTTCCAGATGATCTCGCACGGCATCGTCTCCGGCGCGCTGTTCCTCTGCGTCGGCATCGTCTACGACCGCATGCACACCCGCGAGATCGCGGCCTATGGCGGCCTCGTCAACCGGATGCCGCTCTACGCGATGACCTTCATGGTCTTCACCATGGCCAATGTCGGTCTGCCCGGCACGAGCGGCTTCGTCGGCGAGTTCATGACGCTGCTCGGCACCTTCAAGGTCTCGATCCCGACCGCGTTCTTCGCCACCTTCGGCGTCATCCTGTCGGCGGCCTACGCGCTGTGGCTCTACCGCAAGGTCGTGTTCGGCGCGCTGGTGAAGCCGTCGCTGATGAGCATGAAGGATCTCACCTTGCGCGAATGCGTGACGCTGTTCCCGATGATCGCGCTGACGATCCTGTTCGGCGTCTATCCGAAGCCGGTGCTCGACATGTCGGCCGCCTCGGTCCAGCAACTCGTCAACAACTACAACACCGCTGTGACGGCCGTGAAGGCCGCCGCACTGCTCCAGTGA
- the nuoL gene encoding NADH-quinone oxidoreductase subunit L, with amino-acid sequence MVQAIVFLPLLGAILAGLISLVGAHARNPSGDEVEHHGDHGHGDAHASAAHDDHGHDDHAHDDHGPVEPAAAGSRAAELITTGLLFVAAALSWMTLVDVGFMHHDGRIQLLPFIFSGDLQVWWTLRVDTLTAVMLVVVTTVSSLVHLYSIGYMDEDPYRPRFFGYLSLFTFAMLMLVTADNLVQLFFGWEGVGLASYLLIGFWYQKPSANAAAIKAFVVNRVGDFGFALGIFAIFYLTASTDFETIFHQAPSLTGKTINFLGWHADALTLTCLLLFMGAMGKSAQFLLHTWLPDAMEGPTPVSALIHAATMVTAGVFMVARLSPLFELAPTAQAVVMFFGATTAFFAATIGLVQNDIKRIVAYSTCSQLGYMFVAMGAGAYSVGMFHLFTHAFFKALLFLGSGSVIYAMHHEQDIRNMGGLWRKIPYTYAVMVVGTLALTGFPLTAGYFSKDAIIESAYASHNPFAVYGFLMTVVAAGLTSFYSWRLIFKTFHGEPHDEHHYEAAHEAPLWILIPIGVLAVGSIVAGFPFKELFAGHGVEEFFRESVKMNPHIIEEMHHIPETIAFLPTVMMVLGFLVSYLFYIRRPYIPVRLAAEQPMLYQFLLNKWYFDELYDLIFVRPAKWIGYQLWKKGDGFIIDGLGPDGVSARVLDVTRNVVKIQTGYLYHYAFAMLIGAAGLITWFMFGFGGQ; translated from the coding sequence ATGGTTCAGGCAATCGTTTTCCTGCCCCTGCTGGGCGCCATTCTGGCCGGGCTCATCTCCCTGGTCGGCGCGCATGCCCGCAACCCCTCGGGTGACGAGGTCGAGCATCACGGCGATCACGGCCATGGCGACGCGCATGCGTCGGCTGCTCATGACGACCATGGTCACGACGATCACGCTCACGACGACCACGGCCCGGTTGAGCCGGCGGCGGCGGGCTCGCGCGCTGCCGAGCTGATCACCACCGGACTGTTGTTCGTCGCGGCCGCGCTGTCCTGGATGACGCTGGTCGATGTCGGCTTCATGCACCACGACGGCCGGATCCAGCTGCTGCCCTTTATCTTCTCCGGCGACCTCCAGGTCTGGTGGACGCTCCGTGTCGACACCCTCACGGCGGTGATGCTGGTGGTGGTGACGACCGTGTCCTCGCTCGTGCACCTCTATTCCATCGGCTACATGGACGAGGACCCGTACCGGCCGCGCTTCTTCGGCTATCTCTCGCTGTTCACCTTCGCCATGCTGATGCTGGTGACGGCGGACAATTTGGTCCAGCTGTTCTTCGGCTGGGAAGGCGTGGGTCTTGCCAGCTATCTGCTGATCGGCTTCTGGTACCAGAAGCCCTCGGCGAACGCGGCCGCGATCAAGGCCTTCGTGGTCAACCGCGTCGGCGACTTCGGCTTTGCGCTCGGCATCTTCGCGATCTTCTATCTGACCGCCTCGACCGATTTCGAGACGATCTTCCACCAGGCGCCGAGCCTGACCGGCAAGACCATCAACTTCCTCGGCTGGCACGCTGATGCGCTGACCCTGACCTGCCTCCTGCTGTTCATGGGCGCGATGGGCAAGTCGGCGCAGTTCCTGCTGCACACCTGGTTGCCGGACGCGATGGAAGGCCCGACCCCGGTGTCGGCGCTGATCCACGCCGCGACCATGGTCACCGCCGGCGTGTTCATGGTGGCGCGCCTGTCGCCGCTGTTCGAGCTCGCTCCGACCGCGCAAGCCGTGGTGATGTTCTTTGGCGCCACCACCGCGTTCTTCGCGGCGACCATCGGCCTCGTCCAGAACGACATCAAGCGCATCGTCGCCTACTCGACCTGTTCGCAGCTCGGCTACATGTTCGTGGCGATGGGAGCAGGGGCCTATTCGGTGGGCATGTTCCACCTGTTCACGCACGCCTTCTTCAAGGCGCTGTTGTTCTTGGGCTCCGGCTCGGTGATCTACGCGATGCACCACGAGCAGGACATCCGCAACATGGGCGGCCTCTGGCGCAAGATCCCCTACACCTACGCGGTGATGGTGGTCGGCACGCTGGCGCTGACCGGCTTCCCGCTCACCGCCGGCTACTTCTCCAAGGACGCGATCATCGAGTCCGCCTACGCCTCGCACAATCCGTTCGCGGTGTACGGCTTCCTGATGACGGTCGTCGCCGCCGGCCTGACCTCGTTCTACTCCTGGCGCCTGATCTTCAAGACCTTCCACGGCGAGCCGCATGACGAGCATCATTACGAAGCCGCGCATGAGGCCCCGCTCTGGATCCTGATCCCGATCGGCGTGCTCGCGGTCGGCTCGATCGTCGCGGGCTTCCCGTTCAAGGAGCTGTTCGCCGGTCACGGCGTCGAGGAGTTCTTCCGCGAGTCCGTCAAGATGAACCCGCACATCATCGAGGAGATGCACCACATCCCCGAGACCATCGCCTTCCTGCCGACGGTGATGATGGTGCTGGGCTTCCTCGTCTCGTACCTGTTCTACATCCGCCGGCCCTACATCCCCGTTCGGCTCGCCGCAGAGCAGCCGATGCTGTACCAGTTCCTGCTCAACAAATGGTACTTCGACGAGCTCTACGACCTCATCTTCGTCCGTCCGGCGAAGTGGATCGGCTACCAGCTCTGGAAGAAGGGCGACGGCTTCATCATCGACGGCCTCGGTCCCGACGGCGTCTCCGCCCGCGTGCTGGACGTCACCCGCAACGTCGTGAAGATCCAGACCGGCTATCTCTATCACTATGCGTTCGCCATGCTGATCGGTGCCGCCGGCCTGATCACCTGGTTCATGTTCGGCTTTGGAGGCCAGTAA
- the nuoK gene encoding NADH-quinone oxidoreductase subunit NuoK — protein sequence MTIGLGHYLAVGAILFTLGILGIFLNRKNIIVILMSIELILLSVNINLVAFSTFLGDIVGQVFALLVLTVAAAEAAIGLAILVVYFRNRGSIAVEDVNLMKG from the coding sequence ATGACGATCGGGCTCGGACACTATCTTGCCGTCGGCGCGATCCTGTTCACGCTCGGGATCCTCGGCATCTTCCTGAACCGCAAGAACATCATCGTCATCCTGATGTCGATCGAGCTGATCCTGCTCTCGGTCAACATCAACCTCGTGGCGTTCTCGACCTTCCTCGGCGACATCGTCGGCCAGGTCTTCGCGCTTCTGGTCTTGACTGTGGCCGCGGCGGAAGCCGCGATCGGTCTCGCCATCCTGGTGGTCTATTTCCGCAACCGCGGCTCGATCGCGGTTGAGGACGTCAATCTGATGAAGGGCTGA
- a CDS encoding NADH-quinone oxidoreductase subunit J, which translates to MILPALFFYLFAGVCVASAVMVIVSRNPVHSVLYLILAFVNASGLFVLMGAEFLAMILIVVYVGAVAVLFLFVIMMLDVDFLELREGFIQYLPVGLVIGGIFLFELLLTVGFWVINPGVSKTITAAIPTNVSNTEALGLVLYTKYIHYFQLAGMVLLVAMIGAIVLTLRHKASVKRQDINVQNARTPEMAMAMRKVASGQGLSDADAAEWVK; encoded by the coding sequence ATGATCCTTCCCGCGCTGTTCTTCTATCTGTTCGCCGGCGTCTGCGTCGCCTCGGCGGTGATGGTGATTGTCTCGCGCAATCCCGTGCACTCCGTGCTGTACCTGATCCTGGCCTTCGTCAACGCCTCCGGCCTGTTCGTGCTGATGGGCGCCGAATTCCTCGCGATGATCCTGATCGTCGTCTATGTCGGCGCCGTCGCGGTGCTGTTCCTGTTCGTCATCATGATGCTCGACGTCGACTTCCTCGAGCTGCGCGAAGGCTTCATCCAGTACCTGCCGGTCGGCCTCGTGATCGGCGGCATCTTCCTGTTCGAGCTGCTGCTCACCGTCGGCTTCTGGGTCATCAACCCCGGCGTCTCCAAGACGATCACGGCGGCGATCCCGACCAACGTCTCCAACACCGAGGCGCTCGGGCTCGTGCTCTATACCAAGTACATCCACTATTTCCAGCTCGCGGGCATGGTGCTGCTGGTCGCCATGATCGGCGCCATCGTGCTGACGCTGCGCCACAAGGCGAGCGTGAAGCGGCAGGACATCAACGTTCAGAACGCACGCACGCCCGAAATGGCGATGGCGATGCGCAAGGTGGCATCGGGGCAGGGGCTCTCGGACGCCGATGCGGCGGAGTGGGTGAAATGA
- the nuoI gene encoding NADH-quinone oxidoreductase subunit NuoI encodes MNINATARSLLLSEFVSAFFLAMRYFFQPKPTLNYPFEKGPISPRFRGEHALRRYPNGEERCIACKLCEAVCPAQAITIEAGPRRNDGTRRTVRYDIDMVKCIYCGLCQEACPVDAIVEGPNFEFATETREELFYDKAKLLANGDRWEREIAKAIELDAPYR; translated from the coding sequence ATCAACATCAACGCCACTGCACGCTCGCTTCTGCTGTCGGAATTCGTCTCGGCGTTCTTCCTCGCCATGCGCTATTTCTTCCAGCCGAAGCCGACGCTGAACTATCCGTTCGAGAAGGGGCCGATCTCGCCGCGCTTCCGCGGTGAGCATGCGCTGCGCCGCTATCCGAACGGCGAAGAGCGCTGCATCGCCTGCAAGCTGTGCGAAGCGGTCTGCCCTGCCCAGGCCATCACCATCGAGGCCGGGCCGCGCCGCAACGACGGCACCCGCCGCACCGTGCGCTACGACATCGACATGGTGAAGTGCATCTATTGCGGCCTCTGCCAGGAGGCCTGTCCGGTCGACGCCATCGTCGAAGGTCCGAACTTCGAGTTCGCGACCGAGACCCGCGAGGAACTGTTCTATGACAAGGCCAAGCTGCTCGCCAACGGCGACCGCTGGGAACGCGAGATCGCGAAAGCGATCGAGCTCGACGCGCCGTACCGGTGA